A window of Mesomycoplasma lagogenitalium contains these coding sequences:
- a CDS encoding DUF1410 domain-containing protein, with the protein MKKIKNKKGLILGATLGSSIGTAAGLIPLLLRDFEKNEVIKVHEFQSSNVFQNGATIDFKLDNESMSENVYETLKNNPDLNINILEHSSRRIFDTQKIKFNENKKSYSVDLKNLEAGKIYTFQILDLNRVNYTFDIHQDSSFIITKPEVKTINYQFNQKQVDIKMLFADEMLALNDQEVEITIKKASDPNVVLTTKAKITLTEEVDQLSNKRNVPSLTAKFENLERNTDYYIDKIATSTDVIAINRNAKSEFRTAIARTELQKINVVSRSETSTTLDLYWNNEDQDVENKFINIYYAQREKNSDGSYSYKNLNVLNKVQITKVIENNLNKEVEVYKTTVNIDNLIPGTSYEIIKTASLNYLENSEIVQAVIPQNIQDQWVFSTRAVVESIKVDTEVEKSAFVTVKFKDDLATENNQTIYLKYKAENESDDQIKTVSELAVGNFARFNLTDLQGLVNYSILEIGRLENFDNKITTPFLYKDTFDENQKHFIPTISNILITDINFDRNKTGETNTKATVDFNPTHEFLVGRKARINFSEFASDQAIIYPNNENSARVEGIEIKKENGRIFAEFSIDNLQGGTTYVVNEVFLDDDPNKNIVENSLQLKFSSSISANKRSFTTKAVLNDIYFESKDPLVDLSLNFKNSFAPSDPLSFENKRVTIKFVDIESPNAQEQQETTTISNNYARFELKNLKPDKVFEIKSVSIENYNTSNNNGELLDISPLITPEKRRFFTTANTAVIASVTSMAKTINNSSLTIQFVTEDLGQQFLNTIKNDGTNNNQYAQSYFDSTFINNSTLILKYRKVGSSIVSDDVKEAIINDQSTASFDFSNLEIGTKYVIHSLEIKKDQFNNIGKNVPKVIYNDATVSENDKVFTTKNGIRSIEFDNIEQQKARVIINLADATNEYDKKQFKLTYKTNTNTGEQKITSELVTNINNRLIFDLANLNKVSKYTIEKVEMLNEQTSSFTSLPFNNLITENNKEFWTNFTSATVQSINQTNKSLNSATVEVTFNNEDEAIFTHNFPLKMKYRLLSGVNNEVDLEADGTINQADKKFTFNLDNLQDGSTYYITGFVLKTKDNDNIEIIDDRTIAVNYISLPETQKQISTTATWNYVNVETFYEASAVIYVSFKDSKREIINRELKIEAQEVDDSNIPTGQIYSSVANSEGGLYIFNLTNLPKTKKMKVINVKYNDNNQAIDKTTDQEKLAELETNSFFTVKATNINITQIQASNETDTSVRFTLTIDSKDNFANNKQAILKYRGLDSTEIHTFDQPKITIANNQAIFDLNNLKPGNRYEIVDFIVDDYQTNIINLPTSEKIAYTTNVVENYQVLQTSDTSVRLVVSIADLSRRKNDYNVKLFYKLKNDVNNTIIETNAVKINNGVAIFNLSSLAKASTYVIERVEISDANNSNNFSTLKESLAPTVSKEFTLVPQLVTINALNVSVNHDNAIVIIEAPESDAYLENRQVTLVWKKQGDQNFSRATSNYAISTVNGSKKVSATFNLSNLEAGSIYSINSLETDQIEKTVFDLNISDESKKIITLPEISKISSFAFSELNYKVNLILKDPLSGTGDSKSYDNRQLTLTYYEKTNPNTEFTVNSNVNLSSAEFDINNNLVKGKTYVIKSIRENTNSTDLTFNASIDQAQKEFTVIPKTANLEFIEYSNITNNSATVTLKFAKSEDGYLFEKNKSTQIEYRSSDHDTNKLSNSVNPTESGNYITYSFDLNDLGHGANVRIIKEIIPDITIYTKGTATNKEFNTLATVNSIRNYKHELENKWNVELTLKDLLASSENSNLKIEYFKVAEPQTILTSNLSRVNSNKANFVLENLEDFTDYKVKNVYLVANNNQSQLELENSIQESDKTFKVIPQKVVVSEVANRQSTTNSASFSLYFDESDKNYLKTYTNITLNYRLKGTEQIKTINSVISEDPINNKLKADFNFTVNNDGFIQGSYEMVSLNFLNDNFTSDVVNVNNPHRVRVYFGETINSLDRTFSTVADVKEISSTTSDQSAEIIVQINDPSQIYVGLETKIVYTINNNNQEIISEPSNMNVGQAGKSEAVIYLNNLEKAQTYSIKKVLLNQVPMPFDQQFNNDQKIFKTTAKNATVVAKEVNNTLETESATVTLKFDSVDKFIVGTTNVVPNLAAQQLYLIFSSNTTGQQFKSAQTTATLNNNDAQITFNLTNLNPGDSYTIISLTETENGILDPNNVKYTFKDTVDLNFKTKPAIGTINKNTDVEKTASLTFQVIDNDNLINLNQQGVVNYKHVATNQTFTQTFNYDQRNSFTLELNNLQKNSDYEITSVSIGNENYDFASTANNEMNKRFKTNYKTADVTINANNDYQESTGRFTLNFGQYDDFLNDGWNVNIKYTTRFNISEIISYPTPVSIQNKQAVFDVSNLKGGETYEITEVIFSKANGSFITANLTNKNNDVAWIKTKAKVARIRTISNFQDTTVNTFNNSQAIVDVVFDNNNLNLAANDNVSITVLTSNNIQSTGSKHQTTATTAVMVDNNNNNNNNTTASFLITDLVPGLEYKIVSISKVGGTTIAFNDEINSDTHEQRKFRAFVSRAYLRDNENIEYSNITNNSITVKVPFKDDFVVENQKAWVTYTKNDGSSEVFRSNEVNINSQTKDATFNLTNLDGGIEYQITGITVIPAFVSVASSDLLTHNDIFKTKPEISAVVSEPINQTSQKVKIRFFDAGDYIDNKTFKIKVVKKNNPAQAYYANASANTNAEVDFTVTGLEKNTEYLVSEITDTTTNEVIQFSKIFAPGSEYALTKEFRTVIDNIDVTFSGQQDSDIKIDGSKVKFTFDASVGQKLLDKTLSLTYQKLSTGAPTGNFITSPINIRLNQANINSNSFEFDLTKEFDNLESGTEYKIIRINDLAQSYERVSFTINKTNNSHYDFSTFRAEPKILTITPLKPEKISLVDVGDDQYSYSNKFRFTFDDPNHSLNWTTVNSWSATVSYTENGRQINIPNNRIRISQEIPNTLSPNMIVDIISDDIRTYIGKKLTFTFRDIQYTKKTNNTLSSKFNVNTDYKNDPLTSLIKTQIVVEEILYPRYSGSQWMGFTLRVYDPLQILQNTPTNNPWGTADTWTRITSPYPVALGLEVTNAFGSDGFTYNSDGAPIGNGLFAGEWERWRSTWGIGKNSNFRLRQDHKRFRGNFSNFYGSVDRISIKREKSNPDKYAHLSILFNMDAAGSANPPQNTFAKLLRIKRDSVISILSLVESNATGNQDGFLTDVTSGITVLSEKLNENYMYINPTLPGWHSNNRGLGVDYAKAVFTSHGDKLNIIERPLNLNSNIDNNGQYLRITRTSFDQSNNQFTAHFEGPWPDDYFKHTSYAVFIDPTTGNLYFAGDENAHALPLVRTAAYSKTYHLNIWWLPGDQKAPINKELRFIGLWTQSNDLHNRVFNVLVDERHYDDVMISIRLTH; encoded by the coding sequence ATGAAAAAAATAAAAAACAAAAAAGGCTTAATTTTAGGTGCAACATTAGGTTCTAGTATTGGAACGGCTGCCGGTTTAATTCCGCTTTTACTAAGAGATTTTGAAAAAAATGAAGTTATTAAAGTGCATGAATTTCAAAGTTCAAATGTTTTTCAAAATGGTGCAACTATTGATTTTAAATTAGATAATGAATCTATGTCTGAAAACGTTTATGAAACTTTAAAAAACAATCCAGATTTAAATATTAATATTTTAGAGCATTCATCAAGAAGAATTTTTGATACTCAAAAAATTAAATTTAATGAAAATAAAAAAAGCTATTCAGTTGATTTAAAAAATCTAGAAGCAGGAAAAATTTACACTTTTCAAATTTTAGATTTAAACAGAGTAAATTATACTTTCGATATTCACCAGGACTCTTCATTTATAATTACTAAACCAGAAGTTAAAACAATTAATTATCAATTTAATCAAAAACAAGTAGATATTAAAATGCTATTTGCTGATGAAATGCTAGCATTAAATGATCAAGAAGTAGAAATTACAATAAAAAAAGCAAGCGATCCTAATGTTGTATTAACTACAAAAGCAAAAATAACTTTAACTGAAGAAGTTGATCAATTATCTAATAAACGCAATGTCCCCTCTTTAACAGCTAAATTTGAAAATTTAGAAAGAAATACCGATTATTATATTGATAAAATTGCTACTAGTACAGATGTAATTGCAATTAATAGAAATGCTAAATCAGAATTTCGTACCGCCATTGCCAGAACTGAGTTACAAAAAATTAATGTTGTTAGTCGCAGTGAAACATCTACTACTTTAGATTTATATTGAAATAATGAAGATCAAGATGTAGAAAATAAATTTATTAACATTTATTATGCTCAAAGAGAAAAAAATAGTGATGGTTCATATAGTTATAAAAATCTTAATGTTTTAAATAAAGTTCAAATAACTAAAGTGATTGAAAATAATTTAAATAAGGAAGTTGAAGTATATAAAACTACAGTTAATATTGATAATTTAATTCCAGGAACTTCATATGAAATTATTAAAACCGCTTCGTTAAATTATTTAGAAAATTCAGAAATTGTTCAAGCAGTTATTCCGCAAAATATCCAAGATCAATGAGTTTTTTCAACAAGAGCTGTTGTTGAAAGTATTAAAGTTGATACAGAAGTAGAAAAATCAGCATTTGTAACAGTTAAATTTAAAGATGATTTAGCTACTGAAAATAATCAGACTATTTATTTAAAATATAAAGCAGAAAACGAAAGTGATGATCAAATTAAAACAGTTAGCGAATTAGCAGTTGGAAATTTTGCTCGTTTTAATTTAACTGATTTGCAGGGATTAGTTAACTATTCAATTTTAGAAATTGGAAGATTGGAAAATTTTGATAATAAAATTACAACTCCGTTTTTATATAAAGATACATTTGATGAAAATCAAAAACATTTTATTCCAACAATTTCCAATATTTTAATAACTGATATTAATTTTGATAGAAATAAAACTGGCGAAACCAATACTAAAGCAACTGTTGATTTTAATCCAACTCATGAATTTTTAGTTGGAAGAAAAGCGAGAATAAATTTTTCTGAATTTGCTAGCGATCAAGCAATAATTTATCCAAATAATGAAAATTCTGCTAGAGTTGAAGGGATAGAAATTAAAAAGGAAAATGGACGAATTTTTGCCGAATTTTCAATTGATAATTTACAAGGTGGGACAACTTATGTTGTAAATGAAGTTTTTTTAGATGATGATCCAAATAAAAACATTGTTGAAAATAGTTTACAATTAAAATTCTCTTCTTCTATTAGTGCCAATAAAAGAAGTTTTACTACTAAAGCCGTTTTAAATGATATTTATTTTGAAAGTAAAGATCCGCTTGTTGATTTATCATTAAATTTTAAAAACTCTTTTGCACCTTCTGATCCTTTATCGTTTGAAAACAAAAGGGTAACAATTAAATTTGTTGATATTGAAAGTCCAAATGCTCAAGAACAGCAAGAAACAACAACAATTTCAAATAACTATGCTAGATTTGAACTAAAAAATTTAAAACCTGATAAAGTTTTTGAAATTAAATCAGTTAGCATAGAAAATTATAATACTTCCAATAATAATGGAGAATTACTGGATATTTCCCCTTTAATTACTCCTGAAAAAAGAAGATTTTTCACCACTGCTAATACAGCGGTAATAGCTTCAGTTACTTCAATGGCAAAAACTATTAATAATTCTAGTTTAACTATTCAATTTGTTACTGAAGATTTAGGACAGCAATTTTTAAATACAATTAAAAATGATGGAACAAATAATAATCAATATGCCCAGTCCTATTTTGATTCAACATTTATTAATAATTCAACATTGATATTAAAATATCGTAAAGTAGGATCATCAATTGTAAGTGATGATGTTAAAGAAGCGATAATAAATGATCAATCAACCGCTAGTTTTGATTTTAGCAATTTAGAAATTGGTACAAAATATGTTATTCATAGTTTAGAAATTAAAAAAGATCAATTTAATAATATAGGTAAAAATGTACCCAAAGTTATTTATAATGATGCAACAGTTTCAGAAAATGATAAAGTTTTCACCACCAAAAATGGTATTAGATCAATTGAATTTGATAATATCGAACAGCAAAAAGCAAGAGTTATTATTAATTTAGCAGATGCAACTAATGAATATGATAAAAAACAATTTAAATTAACATATAAAACAAATACAAATACAGGTGAGCAAAAAATTACTAGCGAATTAGTTACCAATATTAATAATCGATTAATTTTTGATTTAGCTAATTTAAATAAAGTAAGTAAATACACAATTGAAAAAGTAGAAATGTTAAATGAACAAACATCATCCTTTACGTCTCTCCCGTTTAATAATTTAATAACTGAAAATAATAAAGAATTTTGAACAAATTTTACTAGTGCAACTGTACAATCAATTAATCAAACTAATAAATCGTTAAATAGCGCAACTGTTGAAGTTACATTTAATAATGAAGATGAAGCTATATTTACCCACAATTTCCCTTTAAAAATGAAATATCGTTTATTATCGGGTGTTAATAATGAAGTAGATTTAGAAGCTGATGGAACTATTAATCAAGCAGATAAAAAATTTACTTTTAATCTTGATAATTTACAAGATGGTTCGACATATTATATAACCGGTTTTGTTTTAAAAACCAAAGATAATGATAATATCGAAATCATTGATGATAGAACAATAGCAGTTAATTATATTTCATTACCAGAAACTCAAAAACAAATTTCTACTACTGCGACATGAAATTATGTTAATGTAGAAACATTTTATGAAGCATCAGCGGTAATTTATGTAAGTTTTAAAGATTCAAAAAGAGAAATAATTAATAGAGAATTAAAAATTGAAGCACAAGAGGTTGACGATAGTAATATTCCAACTGGACAAATTTATTCTAGTGTTGCAAATTCTGAAGGTGGATTATATATTTTCAATTTAACAAATTTACCTAAAACTAAAAAAATGAAGGTAATAAATGTTAAATATAATGATAATAATCAAGCTATAGATAAAACTACTGATCAAGAAAAATTAGCTGAATTAGAAACAAATTCATTTTTCACTGTTAAGGCAACAAATATTAATATAACTCAAATTCAAGCAAGTAATGAAACAGATACAAGTGTAAGATTTACTTTAACAATTGATAGTAAAGATAATTTTGCAAATAATAAACAGGCAATATTAAAATATCGCGGTTTAGATTCAACAGAAATTCATACTTTTGATCAACCTAAAATAACAATTGCAAATAACCAAGCAATTTTTGATTTAAATAATTTAAAACCAGGAAATCGTTATGAAATTGTTGATTTTATAGTTGATGATTATCAAACAAATATTATCAATTTACCAACTAGTGAAAAAATTGCTTATACAACTAATGTAGTTGAAAATTATCAAGTTTTACAAACTTCAGACACTAGTGTTAGATTAGTGGTATCAATTGCTGATTTATCTAGAAGAAAAAATGATTATAATGTTAAACTTTTTTATAAATTAAAAAATGATGTTAATAACACAATTATTGAAACTAATGCAGTAAAAATTAATAATGGAGTAGCAATTTTCAATTTATCTAGTTTAGCAAAAGCATCAACATATGTAATTGAAAGAGTTGAAATTTCCGATGCAAATAATTCAAATAATTTTTCTACTTTAAAAGAAAGTTTAGCACCAACAGTATCTAAAGAATTTACTTTAGTACCGCAATTAGTTACAATTAATGCACTAAATGTATCGGTAAACCACGATAATGCAATTGTTATAATTGAAGCACCAGAATCTGATGCATATTTAGAAAATCGGCAAGTAACTTTAGTTTGAAAAAAACAGGGTGATCAAAACTTTAGTCGAGCAACTAGTAATTATGCTATTTCAACAGTTAATGGCTCTAAAAAAGTTAGTGCAACATTTAATTTATCAAATTTAGAAGCTGGATCAATTTATTCAATTAATAGCCTTGAAACTGATCAAATTGAAAAAACAGTTTTTGATTTAAATATTAGTGATGAAAGTAAAAAAATCATTACTTTACCTGAAATTTCCAAAATTTCATCATTTGCTTTTTCGGAACTAAATTATAAAGTTAATTTAATTTTAAAAGATCCACTTTCAGGTACAGGCGATTCTAAATCATATGATAATCGACAATTAACTTTAACTTACTATGAAAAAACTAATCCAAATACAGAATTTACAGTAAATAGTAATGTAAATCTTTCTAGTGCTGAATTTGATATTAATAATAATTTAGTTAAAGGTAAAACATATGTAATAAAAAGCATTAGAGAAAATACTAATTCAACTGATTTAACTTTTAATGCTTCAATTGATCAAGCACAAAAAGAATTTACTGTCATTCCTAAAACAGCTAATTTAGAGTTTATTGAATATAGTAATATTACTAATAATTCAGCAACTGTAACTCTTAAATTTGCAAAATCTGAAGATGGTTATTTATTTGAAAAGAATAAAAGCACTCAAATTGAATATCGTAGTAGTGATCATGATACTAATAAACTTTCTAATAGTGTTAATCCAACAGAAAGTGGTAATTATATAACTTATAGTTTTGATTTAAATGATTTAGGCCATGGAGCAAATGTTAGAATTATTAAAGAAATTATTCCTGATATTACCATTTATACAAAAGGAACTGCAACTAACAAAGAGTTTAATACTTTAGCAACTGTTAATTCAATTAGAAATTATAAACACGAATTAGAAAATAAATGAAATGTTGAATTAACATTAAAAGATTTATTAGCTTCTTCAGAAAATAGCAATTTAAAAATTGAGTATTTTAAAGTAGCTGAACCGCAAACTATTTTAACTTCAAATCTTTCAAGAGTTAATTCAAATAAAGCAAACTTTGTTTTAGAAAATTTAGAAGATTTTACAGATTATAAAGTTAAAAATGTATATTTAGTTGCAAATAATAATCAAAGTCAACTAGAATTAGAAAATAGCATTCAAGAAAGTGATAAAACATTTAAAGTAATTCCACAAAAAGTAGTAGTTAGTGAAGTTGCTAATCGTCAATCAACAACTAATAGTGCATCATTTTCGCTATATTTTGATGAAAGTGATAAAAATTATTTAAAAACATATACTAATATTACTTTAAATTACCGTTTAAAAGGAACAGAGCAAATTAAAACAATTAATTCAGTAATTAGCGAAGATCCTATTAATAATAAATTAAAAGCAGATTTTAATTTTACTGTTAATAATGATGGTTTTATTCAAGGTTCATATGAAATGGTTTCACTAAATTTTTTAAATGATAATTTTACATCGGATGTAGTTAATGTAAATAATCCACATCGTGTAAGAGTTTATTTTGGCGAAACAATCAATTCATTAGATAGAACATTTTCAACTGTTGCCGATGTAAAAGAAATTAGTAGTACAACTAGTGATCAAAGTGCAGAAATTATAGTGCAAATTAACGATCCATCACAAATATATGTCGGTTTAGAAACTAAAATAGTTTATACTATTAATAACAATAATCAAGAAATAATTAGTGAACCAAGTAATATGAACGTTGGTCAAGCAGGAAAATCAGAGGCAGTTATTTATTTAAATAATTTAGAAAAAGCACAAACTTATTCAATTAAAAAAGTGTTATTAAACCAAGTGCCAATGCCTTTTGACCAGCAATTTAATAATGATCAAAAAATATTTAAAACAACTGCTAAAAATGCTACTGTTGTTGCAAAAGAAGTTAATAATACTTTGGAAACTGAAAGTGCTACAGTAACATTAAAATTTGATTCAGTTGATAAATTTATTGTCGGAACCACTAATGTAGTTCCTAACTTAGCTGCCCAGCAACTCTATTTAATTTTCTCCTCAAATACCACAGGACAACAATTTAAATCAGCGCAAACAACAGCCACTTTAAATAATAATGATGCTCAAATTACTTTTAATTTAACTAATTTAAATCCTGGTGATAGTTATACCATTATTAGTTTAACAGAAACAGAAAATGGCATTTTAGATCCAAATAATGTTAAATATACATTTAAAGATACTGTTGATTTAAATTTCAAAACTAAGCCAGCAATTGGAACAATTAATAAAAATACTGATGTAGAAAAAACTGCTAGTTTAACTTTCCAAGTGATTGATAATGATAATTTAATTAATTTAAATCAACAAGGAGTTGTTAATTATAAACATGTTGCAACTAATCAAACTTTCACTCAAACATTTAATTATGATCAAAGAAATTCATTTACATTAGAATTAAATAATTTACAAAAAAATAGCGACTATGAAATTACTTCTGTTTCTATTGGAAATGAAAATTATGATTTTGCTTCAACAGCAAATAATGAAATGAATAAAAGATTTAAAACTAATTACAAAACAGCTGATGTTACAATTAATGCTAATAATGATTATCAAGAATCAACAGGTAGATTTACTTTAAATTTCGGTCAGTATGATGATTTTTTAAATGATGGTTGAAATGTTAATATTAAATATACAACTAGATTTAATATTAGTGAAATTATTTCTTATCCAACTCCTGTTTCAATTCAAAATAAACAAGCAGTATTTGATGTTTCGAATTTAAAAGGCGGAGAAACATATGAAATAACTGAAGTAATTTTCTCTAAAGCTAACGGTTCATTTATAACTGCTAATTTAACTAATAAAAATAATGATGTAGCTTGAATTAAAACAAAAGCAAAAGTTGCAAGAATTAGAACAATTTCTAATTTCCAAGATACGACAGTTAATACTTTCAATAATTCACAAGCAATAGTTGATGTTGTTTTTGATAATAATAATTTAAATTTAGCAGCTAATGATAATGTGTCCATAACCGTTTTAACTTCAAATAACATTCAGTCAACAGGATCAAAACACCAAACAACAGCAACTACAGCAGTAATGGTAGATAATAATAATAATAATAATAATAATACAACCGCATCCTTTTTAATAACAGATTTAGTTCCTGGATTAGAATATAAAATTGTTAGCATTTCAAAAGTAGGCGGAACTACAATTGCTTTTAATGACGAAATTAATTCAGACACCCATGAACAAAGAAAATTTAGAGCATTTGTTAGCAGAGCATATTTAAGAGATAATGAAAATATTGAATATAGCAATATTACTAACAATTCAATAACTGTAAAAGTTCCATTTAAAGACGATTTTGTTGTTGAAAATCAAAAAGCTTGAGTAACTTATACAAAAAACGACGGTTCATCAGAAGTTTTCCGTTCAAATGAAGTAAATATCAATTCGCAAACAAAAGATGCCACATTTAATTTAACTAATTTAGATGGGGGAATTGAATATCAAATTACTGGTATAACTGTAATTCCAGCATTTGTTAGTGTTGCTTCAAGTGATTTATTAACTCATAATGACATTTTTAAAACAAAACCTGAAATTTCAGCAGTTGTTAGTGAACCAATTAATCAAACTAGTCAAAAAGTTAAAATTAGATTTTTTGATGCTGGTGATTATATTGATAATAAAACCTTTAAAATTAAAGTAGTTAAAAAGAACAATCCAGCTCAAGCATATTATGCTAATGCTAGTGCTAATACTAATGCTGAAGTTGATTTTACAGTTACAGGATTAGAAAAAAATACCGAATATCTTGTATCAGAAATAACTGATACAACAACAAATGAAGTTATTCAATTTAGTAAAATATTTGCCCCTGGTAGTGAATATGCTTTAACAAAAGAATTTAGAACAGTTATTGATAATATTGATGTTACTTTCAGCGGGCAACAAGATTCTGATATAAAAATTGATGGTTCAAAAGTTAAATTCACCTTTGATGCAAGTGTTGGCCAAAAACTTTTAGATAAAACATTAAGTTTAACTTATCAAAAATTAAGTACAGGTGCTCCAACTGGTAATTTTATTACTTCGCCAATTAATATTCGCTTAAACCAAGCAAATATTAATAGTAATAGTTTTGAATTTGATTTAACCAAAGAATTTGATAATCTCGAATCTGGAACTGAATATAAAATTATCAGAATTAATGATTTAGCTCAAAGTTATGAAAGAGTTTCATTTACTATCAATAAAACAAATAATTCCCATTATGATTTTTCAACATTTAGAGCAGAGCCAAAAATTTTAACAATTACTCCTTTAAAACCTGAGAAAATATCACTAGTTGATGTTGGAGATGATCAATATTCATATTCTAATAAATTTAGATTTACTTTTGATGATCCTAATCACTCTTTAAATTGAACCACTGTTAATAGTTGATCAGCAACAGTTTCATACACAGAAAACGGAAGACAAATAAATATTCCAAATAACAGAATAAGAATTAGTCAAGAAATTCCTAATACATTAAGTCCGAATATGATTGTTGATATTATTAGCGATGATATAAGAACATATATTGGTAAAAAACTAACATTTACATTTAGAGATATACAATATACTAAAAAAACTAATAATACTCTTTCTTCAAAATTTAATGTAAATACCGATTACAAAAATGATCCATTAACATCATTGATTAAAACTCAAATTGTAGTAGAAGAAATTTTATATCCAAGATATAGTGGTTCTCAATGAATGGGATTCACTTTAAGAGTATATGATCCATTACAAATATTACAAAATACTCCTACTAATAATCCTTGAGGTACAGCTGATACTTGAACAAGAATAACAAGTCCTTATCCAGTTGCTTTGGGACTGGAAGTAACTAATGCTTTTGGTTCTGATGGTTTTACATATAATAGTGATGGTGCACCTATAGGCAATGGTTTATTTGCGGGCGAATGAGAAAGATGAAGAAGTACATGAGGAATAGGTAAAAATAGTAATTTTAGATTAAGACAAGATCACAAAAGATTCCGTGGTAATTTTAGTAACTTCTATGGTTCGGTTGATAGAATTTCGATAAAAAGGGAAAAAAGCAATCCAGATAAATATGCTCATTTGTCCATTTTATTTAATATGGATGCAGCTGGTTCTGCAAATCCTCCACAAAATACATTTGCTAAATTGTTAAGAATTAAAAGAGATTCGGTTATAAGTATTTTATCTTTAGTTGAAAGTAATGCAACAGGAAATCAAGATGGATTTTTAACAGATGTAACAAGCGGAATAACAGTATTATCTGAAAAGTTAAATGAAAATTATATGTATATAAATCCTACTTTACCTGGATGACATTCTAATAATAGAGGTTTAGGTGTGGATTATGCTAAAGCTGTATTCACAAGTCATGGCGATAAACTTAATATTATTGAAAGGCCTTTAAATTTAAATTCGAATATAGATAATAACGGTCAATATCTTAGAATTACTCGTACCAGTTTTGACCAATCTAACAATCAATTTACAGCGCATTTTGAAGGTCCATGACCTGACGATTATTTTAAACATACAAGTTATGCAGTATTTATCGATCCAACTACTGGTAATTTATATTTTGCAGGTGATGAAAATGCTCATGCTTTACCACTTGTAAGAACAGCTGCTTATTCAAAAACTTATCATTTAAATATTTGGTGATTACCAGGCGATCAAAAAGCACCTATTAATAAAGAATTAAGATTCATCGGTTTATGAACACAATCTAACGATTTGCATAATAGGGTTTTCAATGTTTTAGTTGATGAAAGACATTATGACGATGTTATGATCAGCATCCGTTTAACACATTAA